TTAGGAATTTCGGCCACGGTGGCGGCCATCGAGCGCCGGCTGGTGCGCCAGCTCGATTTGCTTTCCGACCGTGCCGTGGAAGTGGCGGCGTTGGAACCGTCCGGGCCGGCCCAGCGCGCCGGCATTGAACCGGGGGATTTCATTGTGTCGGTCAACGACCGTTTGGTCAGCAGCGTGGACGATTTGCACCAACTGTTGTCGCGCCTGCCGGTCGATAAACCCATTACGCTGTCGCTGTTGCGCGGGCCGCGCCTGCTGGAGATTCAGGTTCAGCCGGCGCTGGGGCAATAATTTTTACGCTTGGCGCCGATTCACTTCGCTTCAAACTTTAGCATCCGCCAGTTGGCGTCAGCGCCGGTAGAAGTGATGCGATGGTATTCCATCGGGTACCCATAGTGTGGCTCGAACAAGCCGCGGGGGAAAACTTCTGGGGCCGACATTTCTGAATTTTGCGCATCCACGGCGGCAGGCTGTTGCGCCTTCTTGCTCAGCTCAGGCATGCAGACTTCCACGTCGCGGCGGATGATGCCCAACATGCCAGGCACTGACCAATCGTCCCATAAATGCTGACGAGTGGGATGGCCGTTCAGGGTCATGGCCGTCACCTCGTTGTGACGCGCTTCCACGTGAACCTGGCCGGGATTGACGCCGGTTTGCTCCAGGTCCAAATCGTAGTCGGCCGGACCGTTTTTGGCCCAGCGCTCGGCCGCCGCGTTGACATCGTCCAGGGTAATGGGCGGCAACTTTTCGCGCCGGATGATGGTTAGCGCAGCCACAACTCCGACAATCGCAACGACGGAGCCCAATACCATTCCCAGGGCAATGCTGCGCAGCCGGCTTGACCCCCGACGCTGGGCGCTGTGTCGGGGCAAATTCCACATGCGTGCCTACTCCATCGCTTGCACCAATATGGCGCTGGCTTGCCCCTGCGGCGTCACGCTCAAATTCAAGAAAGAGCGGCCCGGATCGGCGCGGCCATTTTGGGGCGCCGCCACGGCAATGGGGCACTCCGGATCGGGCGTTTCGTAGTTCAAAACGGGGAATAATTGCCCGTGGGCCAGCGCCAACACACTGGCGATGAGTTCGATCATGCCGCTGCCGGCCCCCAAGTTGCCGAAATAGCTTTTGGCCGCCGTCACGGGAACTCTATCGGCCGCCGCGCCAAACACTTCGCGAATGGCTTTCGCTTCGTCTATATCGCAACTGCGAGTACTCAAGCCGTGGGCATGAATGTGGCCCACTTCACTGGGCGATAGGCCCGAAGCGCGCAAACAGTTGCGCATGACATTCGCCAGCGCGGAGTCGCGGTGCGCCACGCAATTTCTGTCGGCGACGTGAGACGACCCGTGCCCCACAATTTCGGCCAGAATAGTGGCCCCTCGCGCTTTGGCCGTGGCCAGCTCTTCGATGACAATCGCCCCGGCCCCTTCGCCAATCACCATGCCGGTGCGGTTTTTGTCGAACGGTCGGCTCGCCTTGGCCGGCTCCACGCCATTCCCGGCCAGCTCTTCGGTTTGCACCGCGTGAATCGTTTTCATCGGATGCACGCGGGTACCGGTGGCCCCCACAACCATAATATCTGCGCTGCCGCGGAGGATGGTCCGATATGCTTCCCCGATGGCTAAATTAGCGGCGGCCTCGCGATGGGTAATCGAATTGTTCGGTCCCCGAAAGTCGTTGTAAATGGCCACGTGGCTGGCGGGCATGTTCGGCAAATACTTCAGCAACCAGAGCGGCGAAAGCTGCGGCATGCCCTCGGTCGCCCAGCGGGTGTAATCGAACAGGCCGTCGGCACTGCGGCATTTGTTAATGCCCGCGCTAAATTCTTCGGGCAGCGTAAGCATGTAATCGGCGCCGAACAGACATCCGGTGCGGTCGGGGTCATACTTTCCGTTGCCCACGGCCAGGCCGGCATCGGCCACGGCCAATTGAGCCGCAGCCACTCCCATTTGGCATTCGCGGCACATAACTTTCAGCCCTTTGCGGATCGCTTTTTTCTGCTCCTTTTCCAGCGGACCAAAGTTTTCGATGTCCCCCGTGAATTCCCGGACTTCGGCCGCCACGTGCGTGGGCAAATACTTCGACGGCACGGCTTCCAGCGCGCCCACGCCGCTGCGCCCCGAGCTCAGGGCCTCCCACAAAGCCTGCTTAGAGCTTCCGACGGGGCTGATTAAACCCAAACCGGTAATGACGATGCGTCGTGCAGATGCAGGCATAAAAACAGCATCCGACTGGCGATTGAAACCAGCCGCCGAAGCTAAACTCAGATTTCCAAAATGGAATTGGCAGCAAACTCCGCCAAAATCAACTCAACCAATATATCGTGCCCAGTTTACCGGGGCAATCGGGCGTCGGTTGATGGCGCTAAGGGCCCGCTGCACAGGACAACCTCCGCGATCACAAGTTCATCCCGTTTCATTTCTCCATAACTCTGTTACCGCGGCACCGTTGCAGATGCCGGCGGCAAATTACGAGTAATGCTGGGAGGCTTCCCCTCGACGCCGCGGTTCTCGACCACGACCAACAAATCGGCATGGCTGTCGGGCGTAACCAGTGGAATTTTCACGCCGGTTGGCTCTTGGGGGGTGGGCACCGGAACGATGCCAAAGCCGATTATCAACACCATGTCGGTCGGCCAATGGAATTTTTCCGCAAAGCGAATCGTATTCATTTGCGGCACTTGAATTTTTGTCCGTTGGCGGGGTGCGGCCTGGGTGGGCACATCCAGCGTGACCGAGGTCATCTTTTCCACCTGGTCGATGTTGCACTTCACCACCGCATCGATCATTTTGCCGTCGAGCGACAACAGCGGTTTGAATTCCAACGAGAAGCCCTCTTCAATTTGCCCCATTTCCGGCTGAAAGCCGGGCCAAATTTCGGGCTTCATAATCACGTCTTTGATGTAATTTTGCGGACGCGATGCGGCCACCACCGTGGCCTGCCCGTTTTGCACCAGCACGTGCGGCGAGCTGTGCTCGCGGAAGTCAGTTCGCTTTTGCAATTCGGCGAACATCATGGCGGCATCTTCTTTCGACAACAGCCAGGCCTGCACACCTTGGCTTTGCACCGGCACGGGCCGCAACACCTGCTGCATTTTGGCCCGCCAATCGGGACTGCCCAGGGTAATGAGCCGAATGCCAAATGCTTGCGCTTCGACCTGGTTTTGACTGTTGACGAAGCGATCGACAATTTCGGAAACCTGCTCCTGCATTTGCGGCGTGTGATAAACCTTCAGCGTGCGGCCATTGGCGCACAAAATTCCCACCGGCTCGCTGTGCCACGCGTCGTAGCCGGTTTCGCGCAAAATCCAATCGACAATGGCTTGCTCCGGGCGGTTCGTGCTCGTTACGCGCAAAGTGTAAGGGGTAATATCGTATTCGCGCCACACCTGGCCGGCATCATTGGGAAGCGTGCCGGTGCCACCTGTAACTTTGGCAATGGCTGCCCGCGGTGCGCTCGACATCGGCTGTAAATTCGCAGAGCCCGCCATGCCGGTAGAAGCTGCCGCGCTAATTCCGGGCGCGCGCCAATTACTTACCGTTCCACCGTTCGCGCCATCGACCAGCGGCGGCGGAGTGGCCGGCGCTTGTGCAAACACCAACCCCATTCCTCCGCTGGTGAGCGCAATCACCAGGGTCCACAATTTCCAACGGCGAATCATGTTTCACCCTCCTTGCACCGCAAAGATCCAATTCGTTCAGCCTGCGCGGCAGCCGGGAAGCACACCATCGGCTTACACCGCTGGCGCAGAGAGGCGGGGAGAATAGCGTTACCGGGAGAGCGGGGCAAGGGCGAACACCCCAGGGCAGTAAATCGCCCTTAGGGCGATGACAGCATCGCGGGCACCTGGGAGCCGGCTACGCTTTCCCGTTGCGATATTGCCCCACTGCCAGGCAGGCGTTGTGGCCGCCGAAGCCAAAGCTATTGCTAATAGCAGCGGTAAATTTGCGATCCCGGGCGTGCTTGGGGGTGTAATCCAAATCGCATTCCGGATCAGGATGATCCAAATTGATGGTCGGCGGAATTTTTCCGTCGCGCAGGGCTAAAATGCTGAAGATTAATTCCACGCCGCCGCTGGCGCCTAGCAAATGCCCCACTTGGCTTTTCGTGCTGGAAATGCTCGTTTTTTTCGCGTGCTCGCCGAAAATTTGTTTAATGGCTCGTGTTTCCGCCAAATCGCCCAGCGCGGTGCTGGTGCCATGGGCGTTAATGTAACCCACATCGGCAGGATTCAACTGGGCATCGGCCAACGCCATTTCCATCGCTTTGGCGGCGCCGGTTCCATGCTCGTCGGGCTGGGTAATATGCCCACCATCGGCGCTGGCGCCATAACCTAGCACTTCGGCCAGGATGGTCGCACCCCGGCGGCGAGCATGCTCCACTTCTTCGAACACTAAAATTCCGGCCCCCTCGCTAAGCACGAAGCCATCGCGATCTTTATCGAAGGGCCGGCTCGCTTGTTGCGGCGCATCGTTTCGTTCCGAAAGTGCCCGCATGTTTTGGAATCCGGCAATGCTGATGGGCGTAATGGCCGCTTCGGCGCCGCCGGTAATCATTACGTCGGCATCGCCATGCTGAATGGTGCGGAAAGCATCTCCCATGGCGTTGGCGGCGCTGGCGCAAGCGGTGGCCACGGCCGTGTTGGGTCCGCGCAGGCCATATACAATGGATAAATAACCGCTGGCGGCGTTGACCATCATTTTGGGAACCAGAAACGCCGAAACCCGATCAGGCCCTTTGCTTAACAACCGCCCTAATTGCTCTTCAATTTCGTGCAGGCCGCCGATGCCGGAGCCGATAATCACGCCGCACCGGAACGCATCTTCCTTCGTGAAATCAATGCCGCTTTGCGTGACCGCGTCCGTCCCCGCCACCAGCGCAAATTGCGTGAAGCGGTCGAGCCGCTTGTGATCTTTGGGCGACATGTACTTTTCGCTGGGCGCCCAATCGGAAATTTCGCCGCCGAACTTCACTTTGAACCGCTCGGTGTCGAACAGGGTAAGCGGACGAATGCCGCTGTCGCCGCGCAGCACGCGCTGCCACACTGTTTCCACCTGGTGGCCCAGTGAACTGACAATTCCCAGGCCAGTGACCGCGACACGGCGATTCATAAGAGGACGCTCTTACTTACTTCTGCGTCTTTTCGATGTACTCGATGGCCTGGCCAACCGTTTGGATTTTTTCCGCGGCATCGTCGGGAATGTTGACGTCGAACTCTTCCTCCAGTTCCATCACCAACTCCACCTGATCCAGCGAATCGGCGCCCAGGTCGTTGACGAAGTTGGTTTCGGCCGTAATTTGATCCTTGCTCACGCCTAATTGCGTGGCCACAATATCGATGACTCGTTCGGAAACAGTTGCCACCTTAAACATCCTCCTGCCACGGGCAATCAATAGTTCGACAACCCCAACTTACCGCCCCCAGCCGGGATTGTAAGCCCCGCAATTTCCCGGGCTTGGAAAACAGTGGAAGTTGGGTAAAACGCTTGAAAATAGAGAGTTTACTAGGGGAAGGTCAAGGTATACCGGCTTATTGGCCCGTTGTCTAGCCTAAGATAACCAGCCGGCCGACCACCTTTTTTGAAAATGTTGCCCCTCGGCGGCAATTAAAATAGAACCATCACACATCACTCTTCTCTTCCAGGCAGCAATCATGAACATAAAAAAGAACCGAATTCTGGCAATTTTTGTGGCGGCGCTGCTCCTCAGCGGCTTGAGCTTTCTGATTCTTTCGGCCACGGCCCAAATTCCCACGCCGACAAAATCCCCCGCCGATGACGCTTATCAGAGAATTTTCGAAGACCAAATCGCCCGCACGAAGCGCTACGAAGGCCTGCTCGCTCGGCAGGAAGAGCTGATGAAGCGACAAGAAGAACTGATGAAACACCAAGACGAGGGCGCCGTTCGCTTTATAAGCATTTGCGAAAAGTGGGACAAACAGCAGCAGCAGTACCAAAAGTATTTGGACGGCTTGGGGAAGAAATGAAAATTGGGTGTCTGCTCCTGGTGCCTAGTGTCTGGTGTCTGATGACAGACTTAAGCGGACGCGCAACTTCAAACCAAACACGTAGAAACCAGACACTCAGACCACCAGATTACCAGGCACTCAGACAACATTCACATAATCATTCCGCCGTCAATGGTAATGCACTGCCCGGTGATATAGCTGCTGGTGGGCGAGGCTAAAAACAACACCACGTCGGCCACTTCGTCGGGCGTGCCCAAGCGCTTGGCGGGAATGCGCGTTTTCACTTGCTCTTGCAGCACTTCGCCCAACGCCGCGCTCATTTCACTTTCGATAAAGCCCGGCGCAATGGCGTTCACGGTCACTTTGCGGCTGGCCAGTTCTTTGGAAACGGTGCGCGTGAAGCCGATGATCGCC
This genomic stretch from Pirellulales bacterium harbors:
- a CDS encoding beta-ketoacyl-[acyl-carrier-protein] synthase family protein; translation: MPASARRIVITGLGLISPVGSSKQALWEALSSGRSGVGALEAVPSKYLPTHVAAEVREFTGDIENFGPLEKEQKKAIRKGLKVMCRECQMGVAAAQLAVADAGLAVGNGKYDPDRTGCLFGADYMLTLPEEFSAGINKCRSADGLFDYTRWATEGMPQLSPLWLLKYLPNMPASHVAIYNDFRGPNNSITHREAAANLAIGEAYRTILRGSADIMVVGATGTRVHPMKTIHAVQTEELAGNGVEPAKASRPFDKNRTGMVIGEGAGAIVIEELATAKARGATILAEIVGHGSSHVADRNCVAHRDSALANVMRNCLRASGLSPSEVGHIHAHGLSTRSCDIDEAKAIREVFGAAADRVPVTAAKSYFGNLGAGSGMIELIASVLALAHGQLFPVLNYETPDPECPIAVAAPQNGRADPGRSFLNLSVTPQGQASAILVQAME
- the fabF gene encoding beta-ketoacyl-ACP synthase II, producing the protein MNRRVAVTGLGIVSSLGHQVETVWQRVLRGDSGIRPLTLFDTERFKVKFGGEISDWAPSEKYMSPKDHKRLDRFTQFALVAGTDAVTQSGIDFTKEDAFRCGVIIGSGIGGLHEIEEQLGRLLSKGPDRVSAFLVPKMMVNAASGYLSIVYGLRGPNTAVATACASAANAMGDAFRTIQHGDADVMITGGAEAAITPISIAGFQNMRALSERNDAPQQASRPFDKDRDGFVLSEGAGILVFEEVEHARRRGATILAEVLGYGASADGGHITQPDEHGTGAAKAMEMALADAQLNPADVGYINAHGTSTALGDLAETRAIKQIFGEHAKKTSISSTKSQVGHLLGASGGVELIFSILALRDGKIPPTINLDHPDPECDLDYTPKHARDRKFTAAISNSFGFGGHNACLAVGQYRNGKA
- a CDS encoding acyl carrier protein — encoded protein: MATVSERVIDIVATQLGVSKDQITAETNFVNDLGADSLDQVELVMELEEEFDVNIPDDAAEKIQTVGQAIEYIEKTQK